Proteins encoded by one window of Gemmatimonadota bacterium:
- a CDS encoding nucleotidyl transferase AbiEii/AbiGii toxin family protein yields MPIIPASLSSTRQSRMASKVGDYRGAMRQRSAKSYLQGIALKGWHLPTPAAPTMAAMADPTNGKSPSREPYRPPKRVPPPNHRALQDAVNRYAEYHSLAPNRVQRWVAFMVLGGALSRFQAEDHGPAFLVKGGVSLELRLRLKARATKDYDTVFRGERDKLLDALDEAFATPYEGFTFRVTRPHQMTHMTRLDIKVEYQGKTWASIQMEVSSWEGTPLPPEEVPAISLADFGLMGPASLPCLPLTKQVAQKLHAMTEILASGQPNERVRDLLDLWVLRDLAPPSSVLRLICEETFRLRQRQPWPPEIVVPPHWEAPFTELARSLELSIEDAEDAAADVRSYVQRIVDTTEATDEHTRHADE; encoded by the coding sequence ATGCCGATCATACCAGCCTCGCTCTCCTCCACCAGGCAATCGAGGATGGCCTCGAAAGTGGGCGACTATCGCGGCGCGATGCGGCAACGCTCAGCCAAGAGTTATTTGCAGGGGATAGCTCTGAAAGGCTGGCACCTGCCGACACCAGCAGCTCCAACGATGGCCGCGATGGCTGATCCCACGAACGGGAAATCGCCCTCGCGAGAACCCTACCGGCCGCCCAAGCGCGTCCCGCCGCCCAATCACCGCGCGCTCCAAGACGCGGTCAACCGGTATGCTGAATATCACAGTCTCGCCCCAAATCGCGTGCAGCGCTGGGTGGCGTTCATGGTGCTGGGCGGCGCACTGAGCCGCTTTCAAGCCGAGGATCACGGGCCCGCATTTCTTGTGAAAGGTGGTGTATCGCTGGAGCTGCGCCTCCGACTCAAAGCGCGAGCAACCAAGGACTACGACACGGTCTTCCGCGGCGAGCGTGACAAGCTCCTCGATGCACTGGACGAAGCGTTCGCTACTCCGTACGAGGGCTTCACTTTCCGTGTAACCCGGCCGCATCAGATGACGCACATGACCCGGCTCGACATCAAGGTCGAGTACCAGGGGAAAACGTGGGCGTCTATTCAGATGGAGGTGTCTTCCTGGGAAGGGACACCGCTTCCACCAGAGGAAGTGCCCGCGATCAGTCTAGCGGATTTCGGCCTCATGGGCCCAGCGTCACTCCCATGCCTCCCACTAACCAAGCAGGTTGCGCAGAAGCTCCACGCAATGACGGAGATCCTCGCAAGTGGCCAGCCCAACGAGCGGGTACGTGACCTCCTCGATCTCTGGGTACTCCGCGACCTCGCTCCGCCCTCGTCGGTGCTCCGTCTGATCTGCGAGGAAACGTTCCGGCTCCGCCAGCGGCAGCCGTGGCCACCCGAGATAGTTGTGCCACCGCACTGGGAAGCGCCCTTCACTGAACTCGCTCGCTCACTCGAACTATCAATCGAAGACGCTGAAGACGCGGCAGCCGATGTCCGCTCATACGTGCAGCGAATTGTCGACACTACAGAGGCTACGGATGAACACACACGACATGCCGATGAGTGA
- a CDS encoding pitrilysin family protein encodes MLRGVMLFAALVCAGIGSVGAQTEADTLTSSFSVDGIPVILRRNTSNNVVVANVYLLGGVRQVTPTTSGIEPFLLAVSERGTQHYPKAVLRSRTSALGSDFVIAPSVDWTMFGARTITSGVDSTWAIFADRLMYPAIQPAEVELVRAQLLSAQRQERDDPDAYVSDLADSVAFSGHPYAIAETGNATSLASITAADLRQYQKSQIVKSRMLIVVVGDVTRAHVEALIHSTFGRLPAGSYKWTLPPVVPVTPSSAVLVQRDLPTNYLLGYVAGPLASSPDYTALRVAATVLTGQMFAEIRGRQNLTYDVHAPFLERTASASGLYVTTVAPDTTLKLMKFFITQLQNEIVTREGLQRLELQFITQYFLDNETNASQADFLARSQLYQGDYRRAMSFVEDLKSVTPEAVQAAARKYMKNFHWAYLGDTTKVDRRLLESF; translated from the coding sequence ATGCTGCGCGGAGTCATGCTGTTTGCGGCGCTGGTGTGTGCAGGAATTGGAAGTGTCGGCGCGCAAACGGAGGCAGACACCCTCACGTCGAGTTTTTCGGTCGACGGTATTCCGGTGATCCTGCGTCGGAATACGTCGAACAACGTAGTGGTCGCCAATGTCTATCTGCTGGGCGGCGTGCGTCAGGTGACACCGACTACAAGCGGGATCGAGCCATTTCTACTGGCCGTGTCGGAGCGCGGTACGCAGCACTACCCCAAGGCCGTCCTGCGTAGCAGGACATCGGCGCTGGGCAGCGACTTCGTGATAGCGCCGAGTGTGGATTGGACGATGTTCGGTGCGCGAACGATTACGAGTGGAGTGGACTCGACGTGGGCGATATTTGCGGACCGACTGATGTATCCAGCCATTCAGCCCGCGGAAGTCGAGCTGGTGAGGGCGCAGCTGTTGAGCGCGCAAAGGCAGGAGCGGGATGATCCGGATGCGTACGTTTCGGACCTCGCCGACAGTGTCGCGTTCTCCGGGCATCCGTACGCGATAGCCGAGACCGGCAATGCAACCTCGCTGGCCAGTATCACGGCCGCGGACCTGAGACAATATCAGAAGTCGCAGATAGTCAAATCACGGATGTTGATCGTCGTCGTCGGCGACGTCACACGTGCTCACGTCGAGGCACTGATCCACTCGACATTCGGGCGGCTCCCGGCGGGATCGTACAAATGGACATTGCCGCCAGTCGTGCCGGTCACGCCATCATCGGCGGTATTGGTGCAGCGGGATCTACCGACGAACTATCTACTCGGATACGTTGCCGGGCCACTTGCTTCGTCGCCTGACTATACAGCGCTGCGAGTCGCGGCAACGGTGCTTACGGGTCAGATGTTCGCCGAGATCCGCGGTCGACAGAATCTGACGTATGACGTGCACGCGCCATTCCTGGAGCGTACGGCGAGCGCATCCGGGCTTTACGTGACCACGGTGGCACCCGATACGACGCTCAAGCTGATGAAGTTCTTCATAACGCAATTGCAGAACGAGATCGTGACGCGCGAAGGGTTGCAGCGACTGGAGCTGCAATTCATCACACAGTACTTCCTGGACAACGAGACCAACGCATCGCAGGCGGACTTTCTGGCTCGGTCTCAGTTGTATCAGGGGGATTATCGTCGCGCGATGTCGTTCGTGGAGGACCTCAAGTCGGTGACGCCGGAGGCCGTGCAGGCAGCGGCGCGGAAGTACATGAAGAATTTTCACTGGGCGTATCTGGGAGATACGACGAAAGTGGACAGGAGGTTGTTGGAGAGTTTCTAG